The Corynebacterium sphenisci DSM 44792 genome includes the window CGCGGATCATGTTGCGGAGCACGAACTGCAGGATGCCGCCGTGGCGGTAGTAGTCGGCCTCACCGGGGGTGTCGATGCGGACCTTCGCGTCGAACTCGATGGTCTCGCCGGACTCCTTGGTGGCCTTGACCTTGACCGTCTCGGGGATCCCGCCGTCGTTGAGCTCCTCGATGCCGCTGATGTCGAAGGTCTCCGCGCCCTCGATGCCCAGCGACTTCCAGGACTCGCCCTCGGGGAACTGCAGCGGGATGACGCCCATGCCGATGAGGTTCGAGCGGTGGATCCGCTCGAAGGACTCGGCGATGACGGCCTTCACGCCCAGCAGCAGGGTGCCCTTGGCGGCCCAGTCACGCGAGGAGCCGGTGCCGTACTCCTTGCCGCCCAGCACGACCAGGGGGGTGCCCTCGGCCTTGTAGTTCTGGGCCGCGTCGTAGATGTACGCCTGCGGCGCGCCCTCCTGGGTGAAGTCCCGGGTGTAGCCGCCGGAGACCCCGTCCAGCAGCTGGTTCTGCAGCCGGATGTTGGCGAAGGTGCCGCGCACCATCACCTCGTGGTTGCCGCGGCGGGCGCCCAGGGAGTTGTAGTCCTTGCGCGCCACGCCCATGGAGTCGAGGTACTGGGCGGCCGGGGTGCCCGGCTTGATGGAGGACGCCGGGGAGATGTGGTCGGTGGTGACCGAGTCCCCGAGCAGCGCCAGCACCCGGGCGCCGGCGATGTCCTCCACCGGCTCCGGCTCCATCTCCATCTCGTCGAAGTAGGGCGCCTTGCGGATGTAGGAGGACTTGTCGTCCCAGGCGAAGGTCTTGCCCTCCGGGGTGGGCAGGGACTGCCAGCGGTGGTCGCCGGCGAAGACGTCGGCGTAGTCCTCGTCGTAGAGCTCGGAGGTGATGCACTCCTCGATGACCTTCTCGATCTCCTCCGCGGAGGGCCAGATGTCCCGCAGGAACACGTCGTTGCCCTCGGTGTCCTGGCCCAGCGGGTCGGTCTCGAAGTCGAAGTCCATCGTGCCGGCGATGGCGTAGGCGATCACCAGAATCGGCGACGCCAGGTAGTTCATCTTGATGTCCGGGTTGATCCGGCCCTCGAAGTTGCGGTTGCCGGAGAGCACCGCGGTGGCGGCGAGGTCGCCCTCGTTGATGCCGGCGGAGATCTCCTCCGGCAGCGGGCCGGAGTTGCCGATGCAGGTGGTGCAGCCGTAGCCGACGAGGTAGAAGCCCATGGCCTCCAGGGCGGGCCACAGCCCGGCCTTCTCGTAGTAGCCGGTGACCACCTGGGAGCCCGGGGCCATGGAGGTCTTCACCCACGGCTTGGACTTCAGGCCCTTGTCCGCGGCGTTACGGGCCAGCAGCGCGGCGCCGACCATCACCGACGGGTTCGAGGTGTTGGTGCAGGAGGTGATGGAGGCGATGCCGACCATGCCGTGGTCGAGCTCCATGTCCTGCCCGTTGTAGTTGACCCGGATCGGGTTGGAGGGCCGGCCCTCGGCGCCGGCGGCGGCGGAGGGCACCTGGCCCTTGGCGTCCGCGGCGGGGGCGGGGGTCTTCGTCGCGGAGACGTCCTCGCCCTGGTTCGGGGCGCCGCCCTCGGCGGCCATCTTCGCCTCGCCGGCCGGGGCGTCCGGCAGGGAGACGTAGTTGTGCAGGTCCTTGCGGAACTGGGCCTTGGCGTCGGTGAGCTCGATCCGGTCCTGCGGCCGCTTCGGGCCGGCGATGGAGGGCACCACGGTGGACAGGTCCAGCTCGAGGTACTCGGAGTACTCGGCCTCCGGGGTATTCTCGTCGAGCCACATGCCCTGGGCCTTGGCGTAGGCCTCCACCAGGGCGAGGGACTCCTCGGAGCGGCCGGTCAGGCGCAGGTACTTGACGGTCTCCGCGTCGATCGGGAAGATCGCCGCGGTGGAGCCGAACTCGGGGCTCATGTTGCCGATGGTGGCGCGGTTGGCCAGGGGCAGCTTGGACACGCCGGCGCCGTAGAACTCGACGAACTTGCCGACCACGCCGTGCTGGCGGAGCATGTCGGTGATGGTGAGCACCACGTCGGTGGCGGTGACGCCCACCGGGATGTCGCCGGTGAGCTTGAAGCCGACCACGCGCGGGATCAGCATGGAGATCGGCTGGCCGAGCATCGCGGCCTCGGCCTCGATGCCGCCGACGCCCCAGCCCAGGATGCCCAGGCCGTTCTCCATGGTGGTGTGGGAGTCGGTGCCCACGCAGGTGTCCGGGTAGGCCAGGCCGTCCTTGTCGAAGACGGTGCGGGCCAGGTACTCGATGTTGACCTGGTGCACGATGCCGGTTCCCGGGGGGACCACGCGGAAGTTGGAGAAGGCGCCGGTGCCCCAGCGCAGGAAGCGGTACCGCTCGTCATTGCGCTGGTACTCGATGTTGACGTTGGTCTCGAGGGCGTCGGAGTCGCCGAAGGCCTCGATGATGACCGAGTGGTCGATGACCATCTCGGCCGGGTTGAGCGGGTTGACCTTGTCCGGGTCGCCGCCGAGGGTCTTCACGGCCTCGCGCATGGTGGCCAGGTCGACCACGCAGGCCACGCCGGTGAAGTCCTGCATGATCACGCGGGCCGGCGTGAACTGGATTTCGATGGACGGCTCCGCCTTGGGATCCCAGTTCGCGACCGCGTTGATGTGATCCTCGGTGGTGTTCTTGCCGTCCTCGTTGCGCAGCAGGTTCTCGCCGAGAACCTTCAGCGCGTAGGGCAGCTTCTCCATGCCGGGCACGGCCTCGATGCGGAAGTAGTCGTAGGACTTCCCGCCGACGTCGAGGGTGCTCTTGGCGTTGAAGGAGTTCTTGCTGTCAGTCACAGTCAGCTCCAATTCTTCGTTCGGGTGAAACCGCACCCGGCCCCGCACACGAACGGGCCCCTGGGCACGTGGCGCGAGCTGCCGCCGGCTGTGCGCCGGACGCACGCTCGACCTTTCACCAGTTTAACAGTACGGGCGTTCTGCTGCTAACACCCCCGGTGCGGGCGCGGCGCGCCGGGGCGATGCTCCACGCACCACCCCCGCCCGGGCGGCATGATGGCGGGGGAGACCCGCGCGACCCCGGCGCGGACCGCATCGAGCGAAGGAGGCCGAGGCCCGTGCACGCCGCAACCCCCGCCATCGACCTGGCGGCGATCCGGGCGGAGCTCGCCGCCGACGGCATCGCCGCCGCGAACCCGGAGCTGGAGGCGGCGCTGCGCCCGGTGGTGGACTCCGCCGCCGATCGCGGCGTCCCGGAGCTGCGGGTGGTGGTCATCGACGATGTGCTGCCGGTGGCCTCCCAGGCCCATGACATCGCGAACAAGCTGGTGGACGACCTCGGCGGCACCGTGGTGGTGCGCTCCCCGCTGGCCGGCGGCTCCTCCTCGACGGAGCTGCCGCGCGCGGCGCTGTCCGCCGGGGAGTACGACATGATGAGCACCCCGGACTACCCGGAGGGCCTGGACGCCTTCGTCGAGGCCGCCGCCGGGCACCACATCCCCTGGTCGGAGATCAACTACGCGATGGCCGCGGTGGTGCTGGCGCTGGCGATCCTCCTGCCGACGGTGTGGTGGCTGCGCGCCCGCGCCGCGGCCCGCCGGGGCGCCGCCGGCACCCGCCGGTGACCCGCGCCCGGGCCCCGCGGGGACCCCGGGGTACCGGAATTCCCGGATGATGGGTCAAGTCGCCGGCCTTGTCGCGGGACAAGGCCCCCTACTTGTTTCGGCGTACCCGGAGGCGGCGCAACGCCGTGGTTAACCGTATTTGTGACTAATCTCACATAACGAAGCGATATCGATAACCGCGCAGGCCACGGGCGCCCCGCTGGTGAAAACCGGTGGCGGCAATGGGGATGTTCCTGTGACTGTTGTGTTTTCAGGGACGTTTGTGTCGTAGCGTGCCTGGTGTTCGACGGATCGACCCATGAGCACTCGTGGGGCGGTCACCCGCCGACATCCGGATCACCGCCGACGCAGTCGCAATGGGGAAGTTGCAGCTGCCGCGGGGACCCCGGGTGCCCAGCTACAGCAAGGAGCATTGGTGGCACACCCCCGTACGCCCCGTGGCAGGGGGCGCTGGATGCGCCCGCTCGCCGGCATCGTGATGGCCGGCATGTTCGCCTCCCAGGCCCAGTTCGCCGCGGCCGAGCCACGCAACGTGGACCCCGCCGAGATCGCCGCCGCCCAGGGCGCGGCCGATTCCGCCGCCGGGGTGCTGCAGTCCCTGGTCGGCCAGGTCGCCGAGACCGAGGGCTCCCTGGCCGATCTGGAGCTGGAGCTCGGCGGCGTCCGCGAGGACGTCAACCGCGCCATGGTGGACCTGGACCGCGCCAACGCGGAGGCCGATCGGGCCCGCGCCGCGGTGGACTCCGCCCGCGCCGACCTCGACGGCTCCCGCACCCGGCTGCGCGTGGAGCAGGGCCGCTTCAACGAGCTGGCCCGGGCCATCATGCGCCAGGGCAAGACCATCGGCTCCGCCCTCGGCGGCGCCGACAACGTCGGCCAGGCCCTGGAGCGCGCCTCGGTGCTGCGCCGCAAGGCCGATGAGCAGCGCGCCATCCTGGAGGACCTGGTCCGGGCGCGCACCCGCGACGCCAACCTGGAGGCCGCGCTGCGCGTGGCCGGCCGGGAGGCGGCCGCCGCCGCCGAGGCCGCCGCCGCCCGCAAGTCCGATGCCGAGGCCGCCTTCGCCGCCGCCCAGGATCGGCTCGCCGAGCGGCAGGGCGATCTGGAGCGCGCCCGCGCCGCCCGCGATTCCGCGATCGCCCAGCTGGAGGCCGCGCGCGCCGCGGTGGACCAGCTGCACCGGGACCGGGCCGCCTACGAGGACGAGCAGGAGCGCAAGCGCGCCGAGGCCGCCGCCGCGGAGGCCGCCGCCGAGGCCGCCCGCGAGGAGGCCGCCGAAAAGGCCGCGGAGGAGCGCGCCGCCGGGGCCGACTCCGACGCCGCCACCACCGAAACCGCCGGGGAGCCCGGCTCCACCGGCTCGGACACCGCCGGCGCGACCGGCACCGAGTCGACCGGGGAGTCCGACGACCCCGCCGACGTCACCGAATCCGGCGCCGCCGACACCGGCACCGCCGAGTCCGACGGCACCGGGTCCGGCACCGCCGAGGCCGACGCGACCGAGTCCGACGGCACCGGGTCCGGCACCGCCGACTCCGGCACCGGCGAGTCGGGGGCGACCACCGCCCCGGCGCAGACCGCCGCGCCCACCGACCCGGAGTCCGCCAGCCCCGCCGCCGGCTCCCGCTCCGCCAAGATCGAGAAGGTGATCAGCCGCGCCATGGCCCAGCTGGGCACCCCCTACGCCTGGGGCGGCGGCAACGCCAGCGGGCCCACCAAGGGCATCCGCGACGGCGGCACCGCCGACCGGCACGGCGACTACAACAAGGTCGGCTTCGACTGCTCCGGGCTCACCCTCTACGCCTACGCAGGGGTGGGCATCACCCTGCCGCACTACACCGG containing:
- a CDS encoding aconitate hydratase; this translates as MTDSKNSFNAKSTLDVGGKSYDYFRIEAVPGMEKLPYALKVLGENLLRNEDGKNTTEDHINAVANWDPKAEPSIEIQFTPARVIMQDFTGVACVVDLATMREAVKTLGGDPDKVNPLNPAEMVIDHSVIIEAFGDSDALETNVNIEYQRNDERYRFLRWGTGAFSNFRVVPPGTGIVHQVNIEYLARTVFDKDGLAYPDTCVGTDSHTTMENGLGILGWGVGGIEAEAAMLGQPISMLIPRVVGFKLTGDIPVGVTATDVVLTITDMLRQHGVVGKFVEFYGAGVSKLPLANRATIGNMSPEFGSTAAIFPIDAETVKYLRLTGRSEESLALVEAYAKAQGMWLDENTPEAEYSEYLELDLSTVVPSIAGPKRPQDRIELTDAKAQFRKDLHNYVSLPDAPAGEAKMAAEGGAPNQGEDVSATKTPAPAADAKGQVPSAAAGAEGRPSNPIRVNYNGQDMELDHGMVGIASITSCTNTSNPSVMVGAALLARNAADKGLKSKPWVKTSMAPGSQVVTGYYEKAGLWPALEAMGFYLVGYGCTTCIGNSGPLPEEISAGINEGDLAATAVLSGNRNFEGRINPDIKMNYLASPILVIAYAIAGTMDFDFETDPLGQDTEGNDVFLRDIWPSAEEIEKVIEECITSELYDEDYADVFAGDHRWQSLPTPEGKTFAWDDKSSYIRKAPYFDEMEMEPEPVEDIAGARVLALLGDSVTTDHISPASSIKPGTPAAQYLDSMGVARKDYNSLGARRGNHEVMVRGTFANIRLQNQLLDGVSGGYTRDFTQEGAPQAYIYDAAQNYKAEGTPLVVLGGKEYGTGSSRDWAAKGTLLLGVKAVIAESFERIHRSNLIGMGVIPLQFPEGESWKSLGIEGAETFDISGIEELNDGGIPETVKVKATKESGETIEFDAKVRIDTPGEADYYRHGGILQFVLRNMIRG
- a CDS encoding DUF6676 family protein gives rise to the protein MHAATPAIDLAAIRAELAADGIAAANPELEAALRPVVDSAADRGVPELRVVVIDDVLPVASQAHDIANKLVDDLGGTVVVRSPLAGGSSSTELPRAALSAGEYDMMSTPDYPEGLDAFVEAAAGHHIPWSEINYAMAAVVLALAILLPTVWWLRARAAARRGAAGTRR
- a CDS encoding NlpC/P60 family protein, coding for MRPLAGIVMAGMFASQAQFAAAEPRNVDPAEIAAAQGAADSAAGVLQSLVGQVAETEGSLADLELELGGVREDVNRAMVDLDRANAEADRARAAVDSARADLDGSRTRLRVEQGRFNELARAIMRQGKTIGSALGGADNVGQALERASVLRRKADEQRAILEDLVRARTRDANLEAALRVAGREAAAAAEAAAARKSDAEAAFAAAQDRLAERQGDLERARAARDSAIAQLEAARAAVDQLHRDRAAYEDEQERKRAEAAAAEAAAEAAREEAAEKAAEERAAGADSDAATTETAGEPGSTGSDTAGATGTESTGESDDPADVTESGAADTGTAESDGTGSGTAEADATESDGTGSGTADSGTGESGATTAPAQTAAPTDPESASPAAGSRSAKIEKVISRAMAQLGTPYAWGGGNASGPTKGIRDGGTADRHGDYNKVGFDCSGLTLYAYAGVGITLPHYTGYQYQRGTHYPVSQMQRGDLLFWGPNGHGHVAIYLGDGTMIEAPHSGSVVKISKVRYNGMTPNVVRLL